A region of the Anolis sagrei isolate rAnoSag1 chromosome 4, rAnoSag1.mat, whole genome shotgun sequence genome:
CAATTTGACATAAGAATGGGAAAATTATACATATGATGTTATTCACTTTCTTAGAACACTTTAGAACACTGTCTTAAATTCAATTTGTTGTAGATTTTGTTCAGTTTTTGAGACACTGTGCCTGTTTTATACCTTACCTTACTCATAAATTCATGTTGCTGCTATTCTTCATGTGATAACCCACTGTACATGTTGGTAAATTATAAACAAAACTTAGACTTACACAACTGTGAAACCATGAGTCTTCAGAAGGTGGTTATTTTTTCCTGAAATGCTCAATGACTTCCTAAGGAAGTCATTAAGCAAGTCATAACAATATATCAGGGATTTTTCTCTTACCATATGCTTGACCTAGTGGCCCAAAGTTTCCTGTGTGaacattctagatgtaactactTGAATAGCATTTCTGCTACAGTATAAATTGGTGGTTACAAATCCTACTGTATGAAATGAAAGGCTTTGAGAGGGATGATAAAAAAGCTGTATGAAAGAGCAGAAGTAGTAGTTGGATAAAATGGTAACGTGAATGGTGGAATTGCAACATTTACCAGTAACAAGAAACAACTTGCAGCAGAGATGAAGTAAGATGAGTTGAGTCAAGGGGCATTGTGAAATCTCATTCTTAGAAGTTCTGAGTAGCCACTTTAGCAAGGATTTATGGCGATACAATTTCTATGTTTATTAAGTAGCATCCCATCTTAGTTACTAATTAATTGGTGCTCTCTATTAGGCCATCATTCCTCTAAAGAGCTCATGCTGTGCTCATTTTATCTTCTCAGCAGTGGTCTTGATAATGAACATGTGAGTCTGTTGATGAAGGAACAAAGTGTTTCAGTATTTAATAAAGGCTAACCAGTTTATTGTACTACTTGTAAAAATACCTAGCCTTTCTTGGATTAGAAACACAATAATTCCACTTTTTTCTTGGTACTCCTGCCCTCCACTGCTATCAGTCCTTATCATATTCCAGTTTATCGAAATCTAGACTGCACTTGCATATTACAGTAGagacttgcttatccaacatatatgggccagcagaacgttgtataaacaaaaatgttggataatgagagattaaggaaaagcctattaaacataagattatgttatgattttacaaattaagcaccaaaacattatgttttaaaacaaatcaacagaaaaagctattcaatacatggtaacatatagtaattactgtatttacaaatttagcaccaaaacatcacaatgttttgacacagctgtggatccgggcaggaggcagactgcgttggataatagagaaatgttggatgagtgaaggttggataagcgagactctactgtatataaaaaTTTACTTTTCATGCAAATAACATGAAAGGAGTAACCAGGCTCTCCCCAGATAGTTTTCCATTTGTGTATCCCTGTATAGTAGAAgcgggggtggactggatgatggtgatgattatgataataataataataataataataataataataataataataataataaaacattcatttctatcccaccaccatctcccagagggactcgggtGGTCAAAGAACACTCAaggtgtgacatgcaaaatacaacaagtgcaaaacaaaacatagacaataaatagtcaacatcataaattcacagtacccactggtaaaaataataaaatacagcaattgctGTGGATAAAACAGCAGTATTCGATCTCAGAATTGTAAAGTGCAGATAAAGAATCTACAGGTCCTCATATGTATTATTAGAGAGTCTAAATAAAGGCTTGTTGGAAAAACAAGGGTTTAATTGTGTGCAGAAGATTTGGTGGCTGGGGGATAGACCTTGGGGTCTACTCTGTAATTCTAGACACAAAGCTGCTCTACAGATAAGAAGTAAACAATTGAAGCTGCATGCAATACAGATACAGTTTGGGATCCTGCTTCAGAATTAACATGCACAAAATTTACAACAGAGGCTGGGCTTTAGCATAGCAGGTTAcaccgccagctgcagaaaatcttgctgattgaaagatcGACAGTTCAAGTccggggtggggtgagctcccaactgtcagcccagcttctgctcacctagcagatagaaaacagaaatgtgagtagataaataggtaccgctttggcggggaggtaataaaaggcacccatgcagacatgccggcaatttGATCGAGAGAGCGTCTAAAGACAATAAAACTCCTCGGGGTataagatggagcaacagcaccctcctgtgcccagagtcaagcacagcctccagatgcctgggatggaaaagatgggaagcctttacttctgtttatgtaaagtctgtctgtctttgttaattgtataatggcattgaatgtttagtatatatatgtactgtgatctgccctgagtcccctcggagagatagggtgaaatataaaCACAATATGTTATTATTAAGCCAAATCCAAGACAGATGCAAACATCCATTTTGGACCAGAGAAATTCCTCAGCCTCCATCCTATTTAGTATGGAATATGCAAGCAAAATATAGCTGGAACAGACTATTCCAGAGCTGGAATTTTAGTTTTCAAACAGAAAGTTGCAGCAAGGTATATGGAGCAATCAACAAAAACAATTCTAATTGTacctttattatatttatataatatatagaaataaaatacagaaaatatcaggctattttaaaaaaatagcctgATATGTATGTATACCAAAGAACAACTATagcaaaatttaataaaaccAAATTAATAATGAAACTTCCACTTATGGTATAAAAGGCagaataccacccccccccccaaaaaacccccccaaatatgGTCCGTACAGTGTCCATATAGATCAACCAATACGGATTTGCAAAATAAATGAGTGAAATAATACATATCAAGAACACTCCATAAATCACTATTAGTAGAGTCTCAATATgcctaaggtaaaagtaaaggttttcccctgacattaaatccagtgatgtccgactctgggggttggtgctcatctcaatttcatgccgctccctagatttgaacctatgacctttcggtcaacaagctcagcattttaatccactgcaccaccaggatctccatctgatcttgaaagctaaacagGGCCAGCTCTAATTAGTAGTTTGGTGGGAGATCACTAACAAATACAaggtactgtaggctatatttcagaggaaggagctggcaaaacgATCTCTGAGTCTTCTTTGCCTAAcaaaaatcctatgaaatccatAAGTTGCCatgtgacttgaagacatacataCACAATTACTTAACAGTGACTACACTCAGGATGGTAACCACTTTCTGTCTGTGAAATAGAATCAATCACAAGTGAGCTTTCTTGTAAGAATGCCTGAGTAATTCTAGAAATCCTTTGCATGTTCAACATTTTTCAGTATAAGAATATTAATTAAACAATCAAATAATGCTCCTTCAGAGTTGTGTGCTAAAAGGAAAGTGATTGAGGAAGTGAAAGTGGGGAGGCATTGTGAAAGTGAATAGGAAGGCAGTCACATTTTTTGTTTCTAGTAATTCAGTTGCTTGGCACTATCTTCTAATTCAGTGCTGCAGGTATTTTATTCTTAAACATTGGGTGTAATCCAGTTTAAGACAGTAGTACTAGTATGGTATTCCTTTCTGAACACTTGTtacttcattatattttattatcattGCTTGGGATATCAGTAAAATGATTGTCTTGTAGCCTGCTGAAAAGCTGCGAGATGCAGTTTCCCAGTTGGAAAAGTGATATTATTTTAACAATTTCAGCACACAGGCAAACCTTAAAccagttctcaaacttttaaaaaccgagggccagttcatggtccctcagactgttgggcgGGGGAGATTATGGTTTGAAAAAAAcagacaaattcctatgcacactgcacatatcttatttggtgTGCAAAAAagagcaagaaataataatacactatttaacataaagaacaattttaaccaacattaacttagcagtatttcaatgggaatgtgggcctacttttgccTAATGAGAGTGTTAAGTTAAtcagaattgttgttgtgtgccttcatgtgcCTTGTTGTGTGACATTCATTGAAATGTacttttattatgcttattaataatagtaatacccccagcaacaacaagggtctccctctgggcagctaaacaaggaaatcccaactggatggtcctccgcgagggtcttcctccaggggcaaaccaagaatgggcaacttggaagtccctaaacagactcagaagtggagtgggcagaacaaaagacagctggcaaaatggcactacctaaaagaatcccgcACCTTGTgttactgtggagcagaacagaaaattccccatctgtatgcttgtccactgtgccctggctcatatacagaggaagaattgttggaggctacagacaatgccgttgcccGTTTtttgtcaaaagatatttagctgccttcttctatttttatcagttttatactaatttatgcaatgcttttgatacaaaataaaaataaataaataaataatgcttattatgttttaatgtttaacttatgttttaactgatgtggtatgttttaaggcaccttatctatctgaacacatctcttcctatgaaccttctagacatttaagatcgtccggggaggccctgctcttgatccttcctgcctcacaggcacatttggcagggacgagggacagggccttctcagtggtggccccttggctgtggaaatcCCTGGCCAGGATAGTAGAtcggcaccctccctcctgacttttcggaaaaGAGTGAAAACACGGCTCTTTGCGCAGGCATTTGAAAATTCAGGGTGATCAAATAAACATAACTGGAATACGAAAACAGAACAGCTAAAGACGATGTAAACGGATGAGGAATTGGATTGGAAAACACTATTTTTAATAGACTTTTATAGCTTTTTAtagtttgtatggtttttatatgtattaggatgtaatttaattgttttaaccgacatatgtatgtttatatatacggcatctaattgttgccggtctGTACACCGTCctaagtcaccttcgggctgggataaaaataatgtaaataaataaataaatgcaagtgTGATTGTAAGTCTTGAGCCCTCCtcggtgggatataaataaggcaaataaataaataggttgggatttctgggagctataggccagaacacctggggacccacaggttaagaaccactgccctagcacTGGCCAAATGCTAGGgaaccctgggagctgtagtttggtgaggcgccagcaCCCTTTAACAGAGAAGGCGGATAAATcggcaactcccaggatcccatagcattgaaccctggCAGTTCACATGCTACCAAAATCTATTCATTGGAGAGCGAGAACGAGAGAGAGCCTTTGTGCAGCTCAGAGCCGGAACCTTTCTTCCCGCGGCCTCTGTTTCGGCGGACGCGTGTCCCAGCGCACcagcccccccccgcccccttttCTGCCATGGCGGAGGGGAAGGACCCGCTGGGCTTCTTCGCGGCCTACGGCGGCGGGGAGAGCTCGAGCGGGGGCTCGGACTCCGAGGGCGAGGGGAGGCCCGGCTCGGCCCCCGAGGCGCCGGCGCCGCTGCGGAAAGGCCCCGAGGGAGAAGGGGCGCGCCTGCCGGGCCCCGAGGAGCTCTTCCGCCGCGTCCACCGGCCGGCCTTCCTCTACAACCCGCTCCACAAGGAGATCGACTGGGAGAGCCGCGTCCTGAGGGCCCCCGAGGAGGTCAGGCATTGGCTGCAGGGCCAGGCGCGCGCCcgctcgcccccccccccccgagcgcGAGGAAGCCGGCGGCCTCCCGCAGACTTATGGGAAATGGAGTTTGGGAACGCCAGAACCCCTCTCGCTGAGGAGGCCAAGGGCCCgccctcaactacatttcccagaatcctgcgcGGAGCCCGCTTTCAAACGttagtctgaggccccttccgcacagctgaataaaaccccacattacctactttgtactggaatatatggcagtgtggactcagataaccccgttcaaagcacatattgcgggatattctgggggcccttccacacagccctatatcccagaatatcaaagcagaaaatcccatattatctgattatggactcagataatccagttcaaaacagatattgtgggatttttttgccttgtggctgtgtggaagggtcctgagcaCCTTTTAGGCCATttccccacagctgaataaaatcccacattacttgcattgaactggaatatatggcagtgtggactcagatattccagttcaaagcagatattgtggatgatgtggctgtgtgggagggcccataTTGTGATGAAGCCCTGATAAAGCCCTGGTGTTTTTCTTTTTGAATCGGATTccatccagggcccttccacacagccatataacccaggatatcaaggcagatcaatGATTTGAAGTGGtttattatctgagtccacactgccatatcatccagttcagtgtggactTTATAAaacaatcctgcctgttcaaggcaatttaaaaggccgggccgaggctagtgcaatttgtagagggcccaggaaattaggtagagtctggCTGTTCATTTtggggcctaataggaggaagtaacctgggtaattggtagaaaaagatatggccatattcaacagtatAAGGGGcacaaaggcttgtttaaaccaccaggtcttcaggttcttacgaaaggaggggagggatggagcctgtcttatttctctaggaagtgCGTTTCAGAGGCGGGGgaccactaccaagaaggccctctctctcgttcccaccaaccgtgcttgcgaCGGTGATGggatgaaaggagggcctccccggaagatcttaaagttcacgctggttcatagagggagatgtgatcgCAAAGATAGGCGAGGCCTGAACCGTTTAAAAGCTAAAGTTGCCAAGTTATTTTCTTTTATCCCCTCAAGAAGTCCATAAGAGGTTTCTGGTCTTCTCGAAAGGTCACTAATGACCTTTCTTAGATCAAACAAGGCCATGTGTCTTTTCTGCAATATAAAGTgaattcaatattttttcaaatatGAGGGCAAGTTATATCCATAATTCTTGCATCTGCTTTGTTCTTAAAAGATAAGCTGTGTTCCCATCATTTCGTCCCTGGTGCCATGTTTTAACCTGATCCTTTTACCTCCACAGCCTCCTAAGGAGTTCAAGGCCTGGACTACCAATGCTGTGCCTCCCCCTGAGAGTTACAGCGTCAAAGAAACCAAGCCGCCTCCCCCTCCGGAGCTGGATATGGCGATCAAATGGTCCAATATATACGAAGATAATGGTGATGATGCTCCCAGAAACGCAAACAAGGTCAACTTCTTAccagaagatgaagaggaggaacaaGTCAAATCAGGTAGGGCCACCTATAAAAAAGAACAGTAATAATTTGGTTTGGCTTCCAGTATAATTACAGTCAGCCTTTCACATTCACTAGGGATAGGGGCACAGTAGTAGATCTATGATTATTTGTTTTTGTAAATGTGTTCCAATTCCTCTTTTACGAGATGACATATGGATCATGGGTTTGATTAACATGTTCCTCTCTGGGAATTTAGGTTCTTCAGGGCTTCTCTATGTTCAGCTTTAATCAAAAGTttaccatagagtcaccctggaggcTTTGATCTACCAAGAGAGGTAttctctttggttttttaaaaggtttttttttaattgtgtcttttTTCTGCACCTCCAACCCTCCCAAAATTGAAGGGACATTTCAATTGTAGATTGAAATGGAGCTGGCTTTTCTATcaaagataaaatattttattaattaagAGCCAAACTCCAAATAGTTGGCATAGCTTTTGCAGGCTGTCAAGTCCAGAATCCCCTTGTCAATCTTCAACCAATAAGATATGGGAAAAGGAGTCCTCTTTATCTTGACATCTCCAGCACTGGTTTGAAACATTCTTAAGATAGTTTCAACTGTTTCCCATCCATTCATTTGAATGTTGGGCCCAAATTTTGGGCCCACCTTATCATGCAATGTTTAACATCTTAGGTTCCatataagcaaacaaataaagGTAATTGCCTTCTTTAGGATGCattgatttttaattttgttttgttcacAGAACAAAAGGTTGTCATCAAACCACCACCTCAATGTCTTATAGAAAAACGACTTCTCTAATCAGTATTATAGACAAATTGGAACAGCTTCAGGGGTCCCTGTCCATTACCTCTGAAGAAGTTCCCATTTGTCTGTATTTCTCAAAGTGTAATGTACAGAATAGGACATAAAACTCTAGAATATCAAGAATGGGACATAAAactctttaaaaatgcatttgatttgttttaaaatgttattaagttgtatggttgtaagccaccctgagtccctacaggaagaaaggtgggatataaattaaaatgaggatgaagatgatgataaGGTGATGATAAGGTAGGATTGgaacaaaggaaaataaaacaattcctgggttgctgcgagttttccgggctgtatggccatgttccagaagcatcctctcctgatgtttcacccacatctatggcaggcagcctcagaggtttatatatctgtgaaatgtccagggtgggagaaagaattcttgtctgcttgaggcaagtgtgaatgttgcaattgactatCTTGAtaacactttcctcaagcagacaagagttctttctcccatactGGACATTCTATGAATATATAatccccatttgcctagtttccaacacacctatgctcgccatagatgtgggcaaaatgtcaggagagtatgcttctggaacatggccatatagccaggaaaactcacagcaacctagtgattctggccatgaaagcctttgacaacacataaaacAATTCCTGCTTATGACTTGAACATGATATGTATAATAACATAATCAAGCACTGCATTCTCTTTGTTGCTTCTCCATCCCACTCCTGGtccatgttcagcttgtgattgacATAGTCTTGAGGTTTTTTAAAGGCCAAGCCAGACTTTATGTTTTGCCTTTTAATCAGTTGAAGCCATTTTTATGGTCTTGCATAAAATCTTGAGGATACACGTGGTTTTGCATTTACAAATATTGTCTTTgtttaaagatgaggaaacagAGGAAACACCTTCACTTAAGAAACGCAAACTAGATGCTGAAGAACAAACTAAGAAAAAGAAGCAGCGGTGAATCAAGcagaattttaaaaacatcatCGTTGGACCTTGATTTTCCTTCTGGAGCAGTAAAGGGGAAACCCCGCCATGTGGCTAACAGTGCAGCACATTTAAGGATTCTGTAACTTGTGTGATACATTTTATTTGCTCAGGTTGTTTCACTTGGAAACTCTTTCTTTTAAAGCACAATTTCTTAGAATATTGTGGTAAATACCTCCATTCAAACAGACTTATAGAACTTCACAGATCATCCATAAAAATGATAGATGTGAAACTTgtgtataatttttaaaaatgaagacatgATGGAGGGAGGTGTTTTGGACGATGTATTGTGCTAACAGTGGTATTATTTTGAAATGTGTGTAAACTATGTAAATAAGTAACTAAAATAAAAGTATATGTTTGAACAGGTATCAGTCTTGCACGGATTTGAAGAAGAAGAATTCTTTTCCCTATCATGTATGCCTCTATAATGCATAACCAGTGGATCCAGACTAACTTAGTTGGCATTAATTCCTATTGAGACTGGGaagatttaaattaaattatgtgACTAACATGTCTGTCACAGAAGTCATAGCATCCATGGGGAGAAGAACATTATATGCCATCTTAAGCTCAGAACTGGGtattctgaaaaaaatgttttttagctGATGTTTAGAAGGATAACAGTAGGAACTTTAACGAAGAGTTGGCATAAGTGGATCTgtcaagtgtgcctttgtggaAGATCTGGCAACAGAATAGTGGTTGAAGACACCTTCAGAAAGTAAGTGGTTGCAGGATGCAATGGTTCCAAGTGACTGTAGGATGCTGCCCTTATTGAGGGGAGGGGGCTCCAAAGTGCAAATTGGGGTCTCAGGGGCAAGGAAAGACAGATGAACCAATAGAGAGAAAGTGAATAAGGCAATGTGGGTGTGTACTTAAGCATAAGCCTCCTTAAa
Encoded here:
- the C4H1orf52 gene encoding UPF0690 protein C1orf52 homolog, translated to MAEGKDPLGFFAAYGGGESSSGGSDSEGEGRPGSAPEAPAPLRKGPEGEGARLPGPEELFRRVHRPAFLYNPLHKEIDWESRVLRAPEEPPKEFKAWTTNAVPPPESYSVKETKPPPPPELDMAIKWSNIYEDNGDDAPRNANKVNFLPEDEEEEQVKSDEETEETPSLKKRKLDAEEQTKKKKQR